A window of Lentibacillus sp. Marseille-P4043 contains these coding sequences:
- a CDS encoding ClpXP adapter SpxH family protein, translating to MSWEHAGLSSSNKTNTSAGYGLIDFIQKPIEIYVFIDPLCPECWSLEPYLKKLAIEYGEYFTIRPIVSGHLNNLNKDIFDKPKKLKAIWEKTANRTGMCCDGDLWIENPVSSPWVASLAIKAAELQGKKAGRLFLRKVQENLFLLKQNISDEEVLLDCAKQAHLDLDEFKNDLYSTSAKKAFQGDLKLTKEMEVDYIPTIVFFNQIIEQHGIKISGLYPYDIYVRVLKQMLQKDPIPAEKPSLEDFLADFDVVGNKEVAVVYDWTTEKADKEMKKLQLKRTAEKIPVKFGAFWKYIGE from the coding sequence GTGAGTTGGGAACATGCTGGGCTATCAAGCTCAAACAAGACTAACACATCGGCAGGGTACGGATTAATTGACTTTATACAAAAACCGATTGAAATTTATGTTTTTATCGACCCACTTTGTCCTGAATGCTGGTCATTAGAACCGTATCTAAAAAAATTAGCGATCGAATATGGAGAATATTTCACCATTAGACCAATTGTCAGCGGTCATTTAAACAATTTAAATAAAGATATATTTGATAAGCCGAAGAAGCTCAAAGCTATTTGGGAAAAAACAGCAAATCGAACAGGAATGTGCTGTGATGGCGATTTATGGATTGAAAACCCTGTTTCCTCCCCTTGGGTCGCCTCACTTGCCATAAAAGCGGCTGAACTCCAAGGGAAAAAAGCTGGACGATTATTTTTGCGAAAAGTACAAGAAAATCTATTCTTATTAAAACAAAATATTTCTGATGAAGAGGTCTTATTGGATTGCGCCAAACAGGCACATCTTGATCTTGATGAGTTCAAGAATGATTTGTACTCGACTTCTGCAAAGAAAGCTTTTCAAGGGGACCTAAAGCTTACAAAAGAAATGGAAGTCGACTACATCCCCACCATCGTCTTTTTCAACCAAATCATCGAGCAACACGGTATCAAAATTTCCGGCCTCTACCCGTATGACATCTATGTACGTGTCTTAAAGCAAATGTTACAAAAAGACCCTATACCTGCTGAGAAACCATCTTTAGAAGATTTTTTGGCTGACTTCGATGTAGTGGGAAACAAAGAAGTGGCTGTTGTATATGACTGGACAACCGAAAAAGCTGATAAAGAAATGAAAAAACTACAACTAAAACGAACCGCTGAAAAAATTCCAGTTAAATTTGGGGCGTTTTGGAAGTATATTGGAGAATAA